One window from the genome of Pseudomonas fluorescens encodes:
- the rpsF gene encoding 30S ribosomal protein S6 — MRHYEIIFLVHPDQSEQVGGMVERYTKLIEEDGGKIHRLEDWGRRQLAYAINNVHKAHYVMLNVECTGKALAELEDNFRYNDAVIRNLVIRREEAVTGQSEMLKAEENRSERRERRDRPEHSDSADGDDSDSDSDNSDNADE, encoded by the coding sequence ATGCGTCATTACGAAATCATCTTTTTGGTCCACCCGGATCAAAGCGAGCAAGTCGGCGGCATGGTTGAGCGTTACACCAAGCTGATCGAAGAAGACGGCGGCAAAATCCACCGTCTGGAAGATTGGGGCCGTCGTCAACTGGCCTACGCAATCAACAATGTTCACAAGGCTCACTACGTGATGCTGAACGTTGAGTGCACTGGCAAGGCCCTGGCCGAGCTGGAAGACAACTTCCGCTACAACGATGCAGTGATCCGTAACCTGGTCATCCGTCGCGAAGAAGCCGTCACCGGCCAATCCGAGATGCTCAAGGCTGAAGAAAACCGCAGTGAGCGCCGTGAGCGTCGCGACCGTCCTGAGCACTCTGACAGCGCCGATGGCGATGACAGCGATAGCGACAGCGACAACAGCGATAACGCTGACGAGTAA
- the rlmB gene encoding 23S rRNA (guanosine(2251)-2'-O)-methyltransferase RlmB produces the protein MSLEKIYGVHAVEALLRHHPKRVKQVWLAEGRSEPRVQALVELATQNKVAIGQAERREMDAWVEGVHQGVVADVSPSQVWGEAMLDELLDRTEGAPLLLVLDGVTDPHNLGACLRSADAAGALAVIVPKDKSATLTPVVRKVACGAAEVIPLVAVTNLARTLEKLQQRGLWVVGTAGEAEVSIYDQDLTGPTILIMGAEGKGMRRLTREHCDYLVKLPMAGSVSSLNVSVATGVCLFEALRQRSVKAVAKKP, from the coding sequence ATGAGTCTGGAAAAAATCTACGGCGTGCACGCCGTAGAAGCACTGCTGCGTCACCACCCCAAACGTGTCAAGCAAGTGTGGTTGGCGGAGGGGCGCAGCGAGCCGCGTGTGCAAGCGTTGGTCGAACTGGCCACCCAGAACAAGGTTGCCATCGGCCAGGCCGAGCGTCGTGAAATGGACGCGTGGGTCGAAGGCGTTCACCAGGGTGTGGTGGCGGACGTCAGCCCGAGCCAGGTCTGGGGCGAGGCGATGCTCGACGAACTGCTCGATCGCACCGAAGGCGCCCCTCTGCTGCTGGTGCTGGATGGCGTGACCGATCCGCATAACCTCGGCGCCTGCCTGCGTTCGGCGGATGCCGCCGGTGCGTTGGCGGTGATCGTGCCCAAGGACAAGTCGGCAACCCTGACGCCCGTGGTGCGCAAGGTGGCCTGCGGCGCGGCGGAAGTGATCCCGTTGGTGGCGGTGACCAACCTGGCGCGCACCCTGGAAAAACTCCAGCAGCGCGGCCTCTGGGTGGTCGGCACGGCGGGCGAGGCCGAGGTCAGTATCTATGACCAGGACCTGACGGGCCCGACGATCCTGATCATGGGCGCTGAAGGCAAGGGCATGCGTCGCCTGACCCGCGAGCATTGCGACTACCTGGTCAAGCTGCCGATGGCTGGCAGCGTCAGCAGCCTCAACGTCTCGGTGGCCACCGGCGTGTGCCTGTTCGAGGCGCTACGCCAGCGGAGCGTCAAGGCTGTCGCCAAAAAGCCCTGA
- a CDS encoding methyl-accepting chemotaxis protein, producing MAAAVNRFVDKLQPIVREAGDVAQRTGVEIGAMTLRNSGADAAAGMQRDEVAESLRALSQMADEAQSESQAMQAALQQVVEIRQATDENTRTSAKVSGLIEALAGQVDTGAAVIERLAQQSEQIEVVLTVIHGIAEQTNLLALNAAIEAARAGETGRGFAVVADEVRALASKTQSSTGDIQAHIVALQQGAREAVAAIGQAGRQASEGLLVLRDSARLQQSVQASVEQVHAAIGLATQAAAHQAQGAQAVRGRVETIHAQAEKAAQAVVETTASGKVLDNLAAQLKASLGQFRA from the coding sequence ATGGCCGCGGCGGTCAATCGCTTTGTGGATAAGTTGCAGCCCATCGTTCGCGAGGCGGGCGATGTGGCCCAGCGCACCGGTGTGGAAATCGGTGCGATGACCTTGCGCAACTCCGGCGCCGATGCGGCGGCCGGGATGCAGCGTGATGAAGTGGCCGAGAGCCTGCGTGCGCTGTCGCAAATGGCGGACGAGGCTCAATCGGAAAGCCAGGCAATGCAGGCGGCCCTGCAGCAAGTGGTGGAGATCCGCCAGGCCACCGATGAAAACACGCGCACTTCGGCCAAGGTCAGCGGCTTGATCGAGGCCCTGGCCGGCCAGGTTGATACCGGGGCGGCAGTGATCGAGCGGTTGGCGCAGCAGAGCGAACAGATTGAGGTGGTGCTGACCGTGATTCACGGCATCGCCGAGCAGACCAACTTGCTGGCCTTGAACGCGGCCATCGAGGCGGCGCGGGCCGGGGAAACCGGGCGCGGCTTTGCGGTGGTAGCGGATGAGGTGCGGGCGTTGGCGAGCAAGACCCAGAGCTCCACGGGCGATATCCAGGCGCATATCGTGGCCTTGCAGCAGGGGGCTCGCGAGGCGGTGGCTGCCATCGGCCAGGCCGGGCGCCAGGCCAGCGAAGGTTTGTTGGTGCTGCGTGACAGCGCGCGGTTGCAGCAGTCGGTGCAGGCGTCCGTCGAGCAGGTGCACGCGGCCATCGGCCTGGCGACCCAGGCGGCGGCTCATCAGGCCCAGGGCGCGCAAGCGGTGCGTGGGCGGGTGGAAACCATCCATGCCCAGGCTGAGAAAGCGGCCCAGGCCGTGGTTGAGACCACCGCCAGCGGCAAGGTGCTGGACAACCTGGCGGCGCAACTGAAGGCAAGTCTGGGGCAGTTCAGGGCCTGA
- the rpsR gene encoding 30S ribosomal protein S18: protein MARFFRRRKFCRFTAEDVKEIDYKDLNTLKAYVSETGKIVPSRITGTKARYQRQLATAIKRARFLALLAYTDSHGR from the coding sequence ATGGCACGTTTCTTCCGTCGTCGTAAATTCTGCCGCTTCACCGCTGAAGACGTGAAAGAGATCGATTACAAAGATCTCAACACTCTGAAAGCCTACGTATCCGAGACCGGCAAAATCGTTCCAAGCCGTATCACCGGTACCAAAGCTCGTTATCAGCGTCAGCTGGCCACCGCTATCAAGCGCGCCCGCTTCCTGGCCCTGCTGGCCTACACCGACAGCCACGGCCGCTGA
- the rnr gene encoding ribonuclease R, with product MADWQSLDPEAAREAEKYENPIPSRELILAHLADRGSPASREQLVEEFGLTTEDQLEALRRRLRAMERDAQLIYTRRGTYAPVDKLDLILGRIAGHRDGFGFLIPDDGSDDLFMSPAQMRLVFDGDRALARVSGLDRRGRREGVIVEVVSRAHESIVGRYFEEGGIGFVVPDNPKVQQEVLITPGRNGAAKVGQFVEVKITHWPTARFQPQGDIVEVVGNYMAPGMEIDVALRTYDIPHVWPEAVLKEAAKLKPEVEEKDKEKRIDLRHLPFVTIDGEDARDFDDAVYCEAKPGKLRLFSGGWKLFVAIADVSSYVKIGSALDNEAQVRGNSVYFPERVIPMLPEQLSNGLCSLNPKVDRLAMVCEMTISKTGEMTDYQFYEAVIHSQARLTYNKVSTILETPKTSEAKALRTEYAGVVPHLKQLYSLYKVLLGARHVRGAIDFETQETRIVFGSERKIAAITPTTRNDAHKLIEECMLAANVATAEFLKKHEIPALYRVHDGPPPERLEKLRAFLGELGLSLHKGKDGPTPKDYQALLASIKDRPDYHVIQTVMLRSLSQAVYSADNQGHFGLNYEAYTHFTSPIRRYPDLLTHRAIRSVIHSKQNTPHVKRAGAMTIPKARIYPYDEAALEQLGEQCSMSERRADEATRDVVNWLKCEFMKDRVGESFPGVITAVTGFGLFVELTDIYVEGLVHVTALPGDYYHFDPVHHRLAGERTGRSFRLGDTVEVQVMRVDLDERKIDFGMSDKPAEAPTGRKKRGSETAAPATKGKGKGAPAKAAEPEPAKAGRRSSVKDKAPEAYRPSDAAAKNAELRKSRELKQQLLNEAKSGGKAASGGKSHGAEKPSSKPSKHRKGPPKAGSAPAKSGGSRKPKAKS from the coding sequence ATGGCCGATTGGCAGTCCCTCGATCCCGAGGCCGCTCGTGAAGCGGAAAAATATGAAAACCCTATTCCTAGCCGTGAACTGATCCTGGCGCATCTCGCCGATCGGGGTTCGCCTGCTAGCCGCGAGCAGTTGGTCGAAGAGTTCGGTCTGACCACCGAGGACCAACTCGAAGCCCTGCGCCGCCGTCTGCGCGCCATGGAGCGCGACGCTCAACTGATCTACACCCGGCGCGGCACCTATGCACCGGTGGACAAGCTCGACCTGATCCTGGGCCGCATCGCCGGTCACCGTGACGGCTTCGGTTTCCTGATCCCGGACGACGGCAGCGACGACCTGTTCATGAGCCCGGCGCAAATGCGCCTGGTGTTCGACGGTGACCGGGCCCTGGCCCGCGTGTCCGGCCTGGATCGTCGCGGTCGCCGTGAAGGCGTGATCGTCGAAGTGGTGTCCCGTGCCCATGAAAGCATCGTTGGCCGTTACTTCGAAGAGGGCGGTATCGGTTTTGTCGTGCCGGATAACCCGAAGGTTCAGCAGGAAGTGCTGATTACCCCGGGCCGTAATGGCGCCGCCAAGGTAGGTCAGTTCGTCGAGGTGAAAATCACCCATTGGCCAACTGCGCGCTTCCAGCCACAGGGCGATATCGTTGAAGTGGTCGGCAACTACATGGCGCCGGGCATGGAAATCGACGTTGCGCTGCGCACCTACGACATTCCTCACGTCTGGCCCGAGGCTGTGCTCAAGGAAGCCGCCAAGCTCAAGCCGGAAGTCGAAGAGAAAGATAAAGAAAAACGCATCGACCTGCGCCATCTGCCGTTCGTCACCATCGACGGCGAAGATGCCCGCGACTTCGACGATGCGGTCTACTGCGAAGCCAAGCCCGGCAAGCTGCGCCTGTTCTCCGGCGGCTGGAAGTTGTTCGTCGCGATTGCCGACGTGTCCAGCTACGTGAAGATCGGTTCGGCCCTGGATAACGAAGCCCAGGTGCGCGGCAACTCCGTGTATTTCCCTGAGCGCGTGATTCCGATGCTGCCTGAGCAGCTGTCCAACGGGCTGTGCTCGCTGAACCCGAAAGTCGACCGTTTGGCCATGGTGTGCGAGATGACCATCTCCAAGACCGGCGAAATGACCGACTACCAGTTCTACGAAGCGGTGATCCACTCCCAGGCGCGCCTGACCTACAACAAGGTCAGCACCATCCTGGAAACGCCGAAGACCAGTGAAGCCAAGGCGTTGCGTACCGAATACGCTGGCGTGGTGCCGCACCTCAAGCAGCTGTACTCGCTGTACAAGGTGTTGCTGGGTGCCCGTCACGTGCGTGGCGCGATCGATTTCGAGACCCAGGAAACCCGGATTGTCTTCGGTTCCGAGCGCAAGATCGCCGCGATCACCCCGACGACCCGTAACGATGCGCACAAGCTGATCGAAGAGTGCATGCTGGCGGCCAACGTGGCCACCGCCGAATTCCTCAAGAAGCACGAGATTCCTGCGTTGTACCGCGTGCACGACGGCCCGCCGCCGGAGCGTCTGGAAAAACTGCGCGCCTTCCTCGGCGAGCTCGGCCTGTCCCTGCACAAAGGCAAGGACGGCCCGACGCCGAAGGACTACCAGGCACTGCTGGCCAGCATCAAGGACCGTCCGGACTACCATGTGATCCAGACAGTGATGCTGCGCTCCCTGAGCCAGGCGGTGTACAGCGCTGACAATCAGGGCCACTTTGGTCTGAATTACGAGGCGTACACCCACTTCACCTCGCCGATCCGCCGTTACCCGGACCTGCTCACGCATCGTGCGATCCGCAGCGTGATCCATTCCAAGCAGAACACCCCGCACGTCAAGCGCGCCGGTGCCATGACCATTCCGAAGGCGCGGATCTATCCGTACGACGAAGCGGCCCTGGAACAGTTGGGCGAGCAGTGCTCCATGAGCGAACGCCGCGCCGACGAAGCCACTCGCGACGTGGTGAACTGGCTCAAGTGCGAGTTCATGAAAGACCGCGTGGGCGAGTCGTTCCCAGGCGTGATCACTGCCGTGACCGGCTTTGGTTTGTTTGTCGAACTGACCGACATCTACGTCGAGGGCTTGGTGCACGTCACCGCCTTGCCGGGTGATTACTACCACTTCGATCCTGTGCACCACCGCCTGGCGGGCGAGCGCACCGGTCGCAGCTTCCGCCTGGGCGACACCGTGGAAGTGCAGGTCATGCGCGTCGACCTCGATGAGCGCAAGATCGACTTCGGCATGTCTGACAAGCCCGCCGAGGCACCGACTGGCCGTAAAAAACGTGGCAGCGAGACCGCAGCGCCTGCGACCAAAGGTAAAGGTAAGGGGGCTCCTGCAAAAGCCGCGGAGCCTGAGCCAGCCAAGGCCGGTCGCCGTTCGTCCGTCAAGGACAAGGCTCCCGAAGCCTACCGCCCCAGCGACGCAGCGGCGAAAAACGCCGAACTGCGCAAGAGCCGCGAGTTGAAGCAGCAGTTGCTCAACGAAGCCAAAAGCGGTGGTAAAGCGGCGTCTGGGGGAAAGTCCCACGGGGCGGAAAAGCCGTCGAGCAAGCCGAGTAAACACCGTAAAGGCCCGCCAAAAGCGGGGTCGGCCCCCGCGAAAAGCGGCGGGTCGCGCAAACCTAAGGCCAAGTCATGA
- the rplI gene encoding 50S ribosomal protein L9, translated as MQLILLEKIANLGNLGDKVNVKAGYGRNYLLPFGKATAATAANLAAFEERRAELEKAAADRKASAESRAAQLAELEVTITATAGDEGKLFGSIGTHDIADALTASGVEVAKSEVRLPNGTIRNVGEFDVAVHLHAEVEATVRVVVVAA; from the coding sequence ATGCAACTGATCCTTCTGGAAAAAATCGCCAACCTGGGCAACCTGGGCGACAAAGTAAACGTTAAGGCCGGCTACGGTCGTAACTACCTGCTGCCTTTCGGCAAAGCCACCGCTGCGACCGCTGCCAACCTGGCTGCGTTCGAAGAGCGTCGTGCCGAGCTGGAAAAAGCCGCCGCAGACCGTAAGGCATCGGCTGAAAGCCGTGCTGCCCAACTGGCCGAGCTGGAAGTGACCATCACTGCCACCGCTGGCGACGAAGGCAAGCTGTTCGGTTCTATCGGTACTCACGACATCGCTGACGCACTGACCGCCTCCGGCGTTGAAGTGGCGAAAAGCGAAGTTCGTCTGCCGAACGGCACCATCCGCAACGTAGGCGAATTCGACGTAGCCGTGCACCTGCACGCCGAAGTTGAAGCCACCGTACGCGTTGTCGTGGTAGCAGCCTAA